One window of the Passer domesticus isolate bPasDom1 chromosome W, bPasDom1.hap1, whole genome shotgun sequence genome contains the following:
- the LOC135289002 gene encoding gastrin-releasing peptide-like, which yields MRGGRPAALPLLALALLTAQGGAAPLQPGGTPALTKIYPRGSHWAVGHLMGKKSTGDFPYGFEEENKTPFSALPDNIKQLEEYLQWEEISKYLLRLLERNENKSGHFSKGGLPWYTRNTWETDDNSSWKHMMDYLLQVVNMKESTPS from the exons ATGCGCGGCGGGCGGCCCGCGGCGCTGCCgctgctggcgctggcgctgctgacGGCGCAGGGCGGAGCGGCGCCGCTGCAGCCCGGCGGGACCCCCGCGCTCACCAAGATCTACCCCCGCGGCAGCCACTGGGCTGTGG GACatttaatggggaaaaaaagcactgGAGATTTTCCTTACGgttttgaagaagaaaacaagacaCCATTTTCAGCATTACCTGACAATATCAAGCAGCTGGAAGAGTATCTGCAGTGGGaagaaatctcaaaatattTGCTAAGGCTGCTagaaaggaatgaaaataaaagtggtCACTTTTCAAAAGGAGGGCTCCCCTGGTATACCAGGAACACCTGGGAGACAGATGACAATAGCAGTTGGAAACAT aTGATGGACTATCTGCTTCAAGTTGTGAATATGAAAGAGAGCACTCCAAGCTGA
- the LOC135289001 gene encoding signal peptidase complex catalytic subunit SEC11C isoform X1, protein MVHLAAEAPCVSAGRRGRKLQIPESSAGAAATAGAARGARAVLAGAAMDLFGDLRRMNKRQLYYQVLNFAMIVSSALMIWKGLIVVTGSESPIVVVLSGSMEPAFHRGDLLFLTNFHDDPIRAGEIVVFKVEGRDIPIVHRVIKVHEKGNGNIKFLTKGDNNEVDDRGLYKEGQNWLEKKDVVGRARGFLPYVGMVTIIMNDYPKFKYALLAVMGAYVLLKRES, encoded by the exons ATGGTTCACCTGGCCGCAGAGGCCCCCTGTGTGTCAGCAGGGCGGAGAGGAAGAAAACTACAGATCCCAGAGAGCAGCGCGGGTGCCGCTGCCACCGCGGGCGCcgcgcggggggcgcgggcggTGCTGGCCGGGGCCGCCATGGATCTGTTCGGGGACCTGCGGCGCATGAACAAGCGGCAG CTGTATTACCAAGTCTTAAATTTTGCTATGATTGTGTCTTCTGCCCTGATGATCTGGAAAGGGCTGATCGTGGTGACTGGCAGTGAGAGCCCCATTGTTGTGGTGCTCAG TGGCAGCATGGAGCCAGCTTTCCACAGGGGAGACCTGCTGTTTCTAACAAATTTCCATGATGACCCAATCAGAGCTGGTGAAATAGTTGTTTTTAAAGTTGAAGGCAGAGACATTCCAATAGTTCACAGAGTTATCAAAGTACATGAAAA AGGAAATGGGAACATCAAATTTCTGACTAAAGGGGATAATAATGAAGTTGATGATAGAGGCTTGTACAAAGAAGGTCAGAACTGGTTAGAGAAGAAAGATGTTGTTGGAAGAGCAAGAGG GTTTTTGCCCTATGTAGGAATGGTAACTATAATAATGAATGACTACCCAAAATTTAAG TATGCTCTGCTGGCAGTGATGGGAGCCTATGTACTGCTCAAGCGGGAATCCTAA
- the LOC135289001 gene encoding signal peptidase complex catalytic subunit SEC11C isoform X2: protein MVHLAAEAPCVSAGRRGRKLQIPESSAGAAATAGAARGARAVLAGAAMDLFGDLRRMNKRQLYYQVLNFAMIVSSALMIWKGLIVVTGSESPIVVVLRGNGNIKFLTKGDNNEVDDRGLYKEGQNWLEKKDVVGRARGFLPYVGMVTIIMNDYPKFKYALLAVMGAYVLLKRES from the exons ATGGTTCACCTGGCCGCAGAGGCCCCCTGTGTGTCAGCAGGGCGGAGAGGAAGAAAACTACAGATCCCAGAGAGCAGCGCGGGTGCCGCTGCCACCGCGGGCGCcgcgcggggggcgcgggcggTGCTGGCCGGGGCCGCCATGGATCTGTTCGGGGACCTGCGGCGCATGAACAAGCGGCAG CTGTATTACCAAGTCTTAAATTTTGCTATGATTGTGTCTTCTGCCCTGATGATCTGGAAAGGGCTGATCGTGGTGACTGGCAGTGAGAGCCCCATTGTTGTGGTGCTCAG AGGAAATGGGAACATCAAATTTCTGACTAAAGGGGATAATAATGAAGTTGATGATAGAGGCTTGTACAAAGAAGGTCAGAACTGGTTAGAGAAGAAAGATGTTGTTGGAAGAGCAAGAGG GTTTTTGCCCTATGTAGGAATGGTAACTATAATAATGAATGACTACCCAAAATTTAAG TATGCTCTGCTGGCAGTGATGGGAGCCTATGTACTGCTCAAGCGGGAATCCTAA